From a region of the Fischerella sp. JS2 genome:
- a CDS encoding iron ABC transporter permease yields MKVDWLVIRSQAISFRIDRRVPLVLLFLGLITTVATVMNLSRGEYPISPLDIIKTLLGIDTGNPDYAFVIYNLRLFRTLVALMVGVALAISGTIFQGLTRNPLADPAIIGVNAGASLAAVTVIVLFDVAPIYTLPLAALIGALLMSVLIYSLAWNKGSSPILLILMGIGLSAIANAFISLLITFGDIHNVSDALVWLAGSVYGRTWEQVFSFLPWLIVFLPMALILARHLNALNLGDEVAKGLGTRVEWERGLLVLVGAALAGAAVATAGNIGFVGLIAPHIGRQLVGANHQGLIPTSALLGGMIVVIADFLGRTLFAPIEIPCGVVTAAVGAPYFLYLLIRNRKK; encoded by the coding sequence ATGAAGGTTGATTGGCTAGTTATCCGTTCCCAGGCGATATCCTTCCGTATCGACCGACGCGTACCACTGGTGCTGCTATTTCTGGGATTAATCACTACAGTGGCGACGGTGATGAATTTGAGCAGGGGTGAATATCCAATCTCACCCTTGGATATCATCAAAACTTTATTGGGTATAGATACGGGAAATCCAGACTATGCCTTCGTGATTTATAACCTGCGTCTATTCCGTACTCTTGTGGCTTTGATGGTGGGAGTGGCACTGGCCATCTCTGGCACTATTTTCCAAGGTTTAACACGTAATCCTCTGGCAGATCCTGCTATTATTGGCGTCAATGCCGGAGCGAGTCTCGCGGCTGTTACAGTAATTGTACTGTTTGATGTAGCGCCAATTTATACTTTACCATTGGCAGCCTTGATAGGTGCTTTATTGATGAGTGTTTTAATTTACTCGCTAGCTTGGAACAAAGGCAGTTCCCCGATTCTATTAATTTTGATGGGTATTGGCTTGTCTGCGATCGCAAATGCTTTTATTAGCTTGTTGATTACCTTTGGGGATATTCATAACGTCAGTGATGCTTTGGTATGGTTAGCTGGCAGTGTCTACGGACGTACCTGGGAACAAGTATTTTCCTTCTTACCTTGGTTAATTGTTTTCCTTCCAATGGCGTTGATCCTAGCAAGGCATTTGAACGCTTTGAACTTGGGAGATGAGGTCGCCAAAGGTCTAGGTACTCGCGTGGAATGGGAACGTGGTTTACTAGTGCTAGTAGGTGCAGCCTTAGCAGGTGCAGCAGTTGCTACCGCTGGAAATATTGGTTTTGTTGGTTTAATCGCACCCCATATAGGAAGACAGTTGGTGGGTGCAAACCATCAAGGTTTGATTCCTACCTCAGCGCTGTTAGGAGGAATGATTGTTGTGATAGCAGACTTCCTGGGACGAACACTGTTTGCACCCATCGAAATACCTTGTGGGGTGGTGACTGCTGCGGTTGGCGCTCCTTATTTTCTGTATTTGTTAATTCGTAATCGTAAAAAATAA
- a CDS encoding IS1 family transposase (programmed frameshift), producing MECPRCGSCHNRKNGKKRGKQNHICCDCGRQFIDVYKPPRGYSDEIKQECLKMYVNGMGFRGIERVKNVHHTTIIHWVKRVGTQLADTPNSKEIPQVGELDELETFIGFKKNKIWLWTAVNHFTQGILAWVLGDRSSTTFQQLWNIVQCWQSYFYVTDGYPVYPCFVPDGDQIVSKTYMTRVENENTRLRHYLARLHRKTLCYSKTEEMLRYSVRLLLHYLKYRSVPLPA from the exons ATGGAATGTCCACGCTGTGGATCTTGTCATAACCGTAAGAATGGAAAGAAAAGAGGTAAACAGAATCACATTTGCTGTGATTGTGGTCGTCAATTCATTGATGTCTATAAACCACCCAGGGGCTACTCGGATGAAATCAAACAAGAATGCCTAAAAATGTACGTCAATGGTATGGGATTTCGTGGAATTGAAAGGGTGAAAAACGTTCATCATACTACCATTATTCATTGGGTTAAACGAGTGGGTACACAATTGGCGGATACACCAAATTCAAAGGAAATTCCGCAGGTGGGAGAACTAGATGAATTAGAAACATTTATTGGTT TCAAAAAAAATAAAATCTGGTTGTGGACGGCGGTAAATCACTTTACTCAAGGTATTCTTGCTTGGGTTTTAGGTGATCGTAGTTCGACTACTTTCCAACAGTTATGGAACATTGTCCAGTGTTGGCAGAGTTATTTTTACGTCACAGATGGATACCCTGTTTACCCTTGTTTTGTTCCTGATGGTGACCAAATTGTGAGTAAGACCTACATGACACGAGTCGAAAATGAAAACACAAGGCTTAGACATTATTTGGCTCGTCTTCATCGTAAAACTTTATGTTATTCCAAAACCGAGGAAATGCTGAGATACTCTGTTCGATTGTTATTGCACTACCTCAAATATCGTTCTGTTCCCTTACCTGCCTAA
- a CDS encoding ABC transporter ATP-binding protein encodes MKGLSTKSLSLAYDGVPIIRDLNLVIPSGQITALVGANGCGKSTLLRGLARLLKPRGGTVYLDGESVFKLSTKEVAQQLGILPQGPVAPEGLTVRNLVAQGRYPYQSWLQQWSAKDEKIVQQALEITNLLDLADRELDTLSGGQRQRAWIAMALAQDTDILLLDEPTTFLDLAHQIEVLDLLYELHQTQGRTIVMVLHDLNHACRYADYLVAVKDGRIFTAGEPKLVMTEEMILEVFGLECRVVNDPVVGTPMCVPIGRKGARKLQSKSS; translated from the coding sequence ATGAAAGGACTATCAACCAAAAGCCTGTCTTTAGCTTACGATGGTGTGCCGATTATCCGTGATTTGAATTTGGTAATTCCAAGTGGACAAATTACTGCTTTAGTTGGTGCGAATGGTTGTGGTAAATCAACTTTGTTAAGAGGTTTAGCCAGACTCCTCAAACCCCGTGGCGGCACAGTATATCTTGATGGAGAGTCTGTTTTTAAGCTTTCCACAAAGGAAGTAGCGCAGCAGTTAGGTATTTTACCCCAAGGGCCAGTTGCACCAGAAGGGTTAACAGTAAGAAATTTGGTAGCACAAGGGCGTTATCCTTATCAAAGTTGGTTGCAGCAGTGGTCAGCAAAAGATGAAAAGATTGTACAACAGGCGCTAGAGATTACAAATTTACTAGATTTGGCAGATCGCGAACTGGACACTTTGTCTGGTGGACAAAGACAACGAGCTTGGATTGCGATGGCATTAGCCCAAGATACAGATATTTTACTTTTAGATGAACCGACTACTTTTCTAGATTTGGCGCACCAAATAGAAGTATTGGATTTGTTATATGAGTTGCACCAAACTCAAGGACGGACTATTGTTATGGTGCTGCACGATTTAAATCATGCGTGTCGTTATGCTGATTATTTGGTTGCTGTCAAAGATGGTCGGATTTTTACGGCTGGGGAACCAAAACTGGTAATGACTGAGGAGATGATATTAGAAGTTTTTGGGTTAGAGTGTCGTGTTGTTAATGATCCAGTGGTGGGAACACCGATGTGTGTGCCGATAGGACGTAAGGGAGCAAGGAAATTACAATCAAAATCTTCTTGA
- a CDS encoding NACHT domain-containing protein, producing MKGSDILKIREQLGLTQQQLADQLGVAMKTVSRWEKGETKRIPEVAQQKLLNLSERGKALIYTKEAKLFLQLQRISRGSISPWLLLPHIATTSISAKDAFVDRGVKILSDTNSLSIDNVKLADLPQLAQKGPIVLLGVAGSGKTFLIRWIVDAQGFNAERDETYQLGTKIPIIFPLIQYNEPPAKETVKRFGHPVLAAIADYHNYFGTGLNDELFLEACKRGEVLFLLDALDEIPNEVRRDQALRDIETLILQYEQCAFILTSRPDKYRNPKDSLLKQIKNKIVCQLSPLTRDEQKELVQRLYLSLAQGTEADKKGTETEQKSLEANIKQCIRFIENFHHQELKKGDFLRNPLHLVLAALLILEGYMPGTTDVHLEHQSLELNIIRWPEARSIGQSLQNSVYFPGTDISKNQIWSKLSKWALEIIEKERPIDTAEIEAWVLNMPVEPEGETSEMRAKRITSLMLERLPFIMRLDGKDKFTINEPHLTHLSAHRLTELRNRSSLAYWLFNGSNYKVWKRVEVWKRAILITSIIHRQPELVNQDLKDFVEEYSPDELDRMFDTAESMSLIIKDLLRRPGVLDWETRKEFYRFLMDIFMRTDYDETAKFFFRIFQFFQTPFEDDGGESGEEKLNRKLLKDVCKELTESPQGEFSHDKTWRAYALQYAIGECSGEETERKLLQLLETLERESASLKNKNEEWKQYEVYKRRTIFAFLLLQLHSSQKLPKHHLSMQTISTLINILENKDKYEVGVVGRACDVLDKVKEEEHLDAKLISKLRDLFSDIIDSSISSLKKIRELELALNKRTLTLTPIKLVNQVAQELAEQKVKVYTSDTVKYLKNFFKEVKNYYEEENGGKDIELSKILLNSAIDRKMPALLRAVAFLYLAELPTDIEEKIPNLLPDLENAFKENPRPEEDNLSVGAVQIYDYNQACLNRHYARRSQESDSSDILNLREFERISYAKID from the coding sequence ATGAAAGGTAGTGACATTCTTAAAATTCGCGAGCAACTGGGACTCACCCAACAGCAACTCGCCGATCAACTTGGTGTTGCAATGAAAACAGTAAGTCGATGGGAAAAAGGAGAAACAAAGAGAATTCCAGAGGTTGCTCAACAAAAGCTTTTGAATTTATCAGAAAGAGGAAAAGCATTAATTTACACAAAAGAGGCTAAGCTCTTTCTACAACTCCAAAGAATTAGTCGCGGAAGTATATCTCCTTGGTTATTATTGCCTCATATAGCCACCACATCCATATCAGCAAAAGACGCTTTTGTGGATCGGGGAGTAAAAATTTTGAGTGATACTAACTCATTAAGTATAGATAATGTCAAGCTAGCAGACTTACCACAGTTAGCCCAAAAAGGCCCTATCGTTTTATTAGGAGTTGCTGGTAGTGGCAAAACCTTTTTAATTAGATGGATTGTTGATGCTCAAGGATTTAATGCAGAACGTGACGAGACATATCAACTTGGCACAAAAATCCCAATTATATTTCCACTGATTCAATATAACGAACCACCAGCCAAAGAAACAGTTAAGCGCTTCGGACATCCAGTTTTAGCGGCCATAGCAGATTACCATAACTACTTTGGTACAGGCTTAAATGATGAACTGTTTCTAGAAGCTTGTAAAAGAGGTGAAGTACTTTTTTTGTTAGATGCATTAGATGAAATTCCTAATGAAGTACGTCGCGACCAAGCACTCAGAGATATAGAAACTCTCATACTCCAATACGAACAGTGCGCCTTTATCCTCACAAGTCGTCCAGACAAATATCGTAATCCCAAAGATTCATTACTCAAGCAAATTAAAAATAAAATAGTTTGTCAACTTAGTCCTCTTACTCGTGATGAACAAAAAGAGCTAGTTCAAAGATTATATCTTTCCCTAGCACAAGGAACAGAAGCAGACAAAAAAGGCACAGAAACAGAACAAAAATCTTTGGAAGCTAATATCAAGCAATGTATTCGATTTATTGAAAATTTTCATCATCAAGAATTAAAAAAGGGAGATTTTTTACGTAATCCCTTACATCTTGTACTTGCTGCCTTACTAATTCTAGAAGGATACATGCCGGGTACAACTGATGTCCACCTTGAGCATCAAAGCCTAGAACTCAACATAATTAGATGGCCCGAGGCTAGAAGTATCGGACAATCTTTACAAAATTCCGTTTATTTCCCAGGTACTGATATTTCTAAAAATCAAATTTGGTCAAAATTGAGTAAATGGGCTTTAGAAATAATTGAAAAAGAGCGACCAATCGACACAGCAGAAATTGAGGCATGGGTACTCAATATGCCTGTAGAACCCGAAGGTGAAACTTCTGAAATGCGTGCTAAACGTATTACGAGTTTAATGTTAGAACGCTTACCTTTTATTATGCGATTAGATGGCAAGGATAAGTTTACTATTAATGAACCCCATCTCACTCATTTATCTGCTCACAGATTAACAGAACTGCGTAACCGTTCTTCCTTAGCATACTGGCTTTTTAATGGTAGTAACTATAAAGTTTGGAAAAGAGTAGAAGTTTGGAAAAGAGCAATTCTGATTACTTCGATTATCCATCGTCAACCAGAATTAGTAAATCAAGACTTAAAAGATTTTGTCGAAGAATATTCACCAGATGAACTGGATAGAATGTTTGATACCGCCGAATCTATGAGTTTAATTATCAAAGATTTGCTTAGAAGACCGGGGGTTTTAGACTGGGAAACGCGTAAAGAATTTTATCGGTTTTTAATGGATATATTCATGAGAACCGATTACGATGAAACAGCCAAATTCTTTTTCCGAATTTTTCAATTTTTTCAGACACCATTTGAAGATGATGGTGGAGAAAGTGGAGAAGAAAAACTGAATCGAAAATTACTGAAAGATGTATGTAAGGAATTGACGGAATCTCCCCAAGGGGAATTTAGCCATGATAAAACCTGGCGAGCCTACGCATTGCAGTATGCCATTGGAGAGTGTTCCGGTGAAGAAACTGAACGTAAGCTGTTGCAATTACTAGAAACTTTAGAAAGAGAGAGTGCAAGCTTAAAAAATAAAAATGAAGAATGGAAACAATATGAGGTATATAAACGGAGAACAATTTTTGCATTTTTACTTCTGCAATTACATTCCTCTCAGAAATTGCCTAAGCATCATTTGAGTATGCAAACAATCTCGACACTAATCAATATTTTGGAAAATAAAGATAAGTATGAGGTAGGTGTCGTTGGTCGAGCCTGTGATGTTCTAGATAAAGTTAAAGAAGAAGAACATTTAGACGCAAAATTAATAAGTAAACTGAGAGACTTATTTAGCGATATCATAGATAGCTCAATTTCCTCATTAAAAAAAATCAGGGAATTGGAATTAGCATTGAATAAGAGAACTTTGACTCTCACACCTATCAAATTGGTAAATCAAGTCGCCCAAGAGTTGGCAGAACAAAAAGTAAAAGTCTACACAAGTGACACAGTCAAATACCTAAAAAATTTCTTTAAGGAAGTAAAGAATTATTATGAAGAAGAAAATGGTGGTAAAGATATAGAACTTTCCAAAATATTATTGAATAGTGCCATAGACCGGAAAATGCCAGCATTATTACGGGCTGTAGCATTTCTTTATCTGGCAGAATTACCGACAGATATTGAAGAGAAAATTCCGAATCTGCTTCCAGATTTAGAAAATGCTTTTAAAGAAAATCCTAGACCAGAAGAAGATAATTTATCTGTGGGAGCTGTGCAAATTTATGACTATAATCAAGCTTGTCTTAACAGGCATTATGCCCGTCGTAGCCAGGAAAGTGATAGCAGTGATATTTTAAATCTCAGGGAATTTGAGAGAATTAGCTATGCAAAGATAGATTAG